One Brachybacterium kimchii genomic window carries:
- a CDS encoding thiamine phosphate synthase, with translation MTLDHDHDHDHPGLDGDGAAPAPLDLRCYLVTSGTDRRTVETAAAAAAAGAGVVQVRAKGLEARELLGLVTAVARAVGSTAPTCRVLVDDRADVAFAARARGAHVHGVHLGQDDLPVAGARALLGPDAIIGLTTGTLDLVRSAETQAELLDYVGAGPFRPTPTKESGRTPLGIDGYRTLVGATRLPIVAIGDVTPADVPALAAAGVAGVALVRAIMGASDPAAVVREVLSGFGSDQGPASRGAPRQMS, from the coding sequence ATGACCCTGGATCACGACCACGACCACGACCACCCGGGCCTGGACGGGGACGGGGCTGCCCCGGCGCCCCTCGACCTGCGCTGCTATCTCGTCACCTCCGGGACCGATCGCCGCACCGTGGAGACCGCGGCGGCCGCCGCCGCTGCCGGCGCGGGCGTCGTCCAAGTCCGTGCGAAGGGGCTCGAGGCCCGCGAGCTGCTCGGTCTCGTGACCGCGGTGGCGCGTGCCGTCGGCTCCACCGCGCCCACCTGCCGGGTCCTCGTCGACGACCGGGCGGACGTGGCCTTCGCCGCCCGGGCGCGCGGCGCGCACGTGCACGGCGTCCACCTCGGCCAGGACGATCTGCCCGTCGCCGGGGCCCGCGCCCTGCTGGGCCCGGACGCGATCATCGGGCTGACCACGGGGACCCTCGACCTCGTGAGGTCCGCCGAGACCCAGGCGGAGCTGCTCGACTACGTCGGCGCCGGCCCCTTCCGGCCCACTCCCACGAAGGAGTCGGGCCGCACGCCCCTGGGCATCGACGGGTACCGGACGCTGGTCGGGGCCACGCGTCTGCCGATCGTCGCGATCGGCGACGTCACGCCCGCCGACGTGCCCGCGCTTGCCGCGGCCGGCGTCGCCGGGGTCGCTCTGGTGCGCGCGATCATGGGCGCGAGCGACCCCGCGGCCGTGGTCCGCGAGGTGCTGAGCGGGTTCGGGAGCGATCAGGGACCGGCGTCACGGGGCGCCCCTCGACAGATGTCATGA
- a CDS encoding DUF7010 family protein produces the protein MDTDLNQLATVNHHGFAFLLAYGLTWLLAAAVWRWRGQRAGAYAVLLQGVVALPIAFGLMAVTSAGPRPQNPLLDELSTALAISQVFALPILIYLILRRAHRQVPIVLAAVTIVHFSPYSWLYRTPLYMVLAGVLAIGLFIVCRLADRRADALAATRTDDSAAVPTGAGGSATPGDWMIPAFTGAVLVIGAIIALLL, from the coding sequence ATGGACACGGATCTGAACCAGCTCGCGACCGTCAACCACCACGGCTTCGCCTTCCTCCTCGCCTACGGCCTCACCTGGCTGCTGGCGGCGGCCGTCTGGCGATGGCGCGGACAGCGCGCGGGCGCCTACGCGGTGCTCCTGCAGGGAGTGGTCGCCCTGCCGATCGCCTTCGGTCTCATGGCCGTGACCTCCGCCGGGCCGCGTCCGCAGAACCCCCTGCTCGACGAGCTGTCCACGGCGCTCGCCATTTCCCAGGTGTTCGCGCTGCCGATCCTCATCTACCTGATCCTGCGCCGCGCGCACCGGCAGGTCCCGATCGTCCTCGCGGCGGTGACGATCGTGCACTTCTCCCCGTACTCGTGGCTCTACCGCACCCCGCTGTACATGGTCCTCGCCGGGGTGCTCGCGATCGGGCTGTTCATCGTGTGCCGCCTCGCGGACCGGCGGGCCGACGCGCTCGCCGCGACGCGCACCGACGACTCCGCTGCCGTGCCCACCGGTGCCGGTGGATCTGCGACGCCGGGCGACTGGATGATCCCGGCCTTCACGGGAGCCGTCCTCGTGATCGGGGCGATCATCGCCCTCCTGCTGTGA
- a CDS encoding SDR family NAD(P)-dependent oxidoreductase produces the protein MSDASTPITASATIATWLEHPRGGPVLRAFLERTGTSPDSLGPALDMPLQQLVPLSRGELPQSAVDDMVRAANDGEIPADATAGGRADGAGRTDRSDAPAGRFAGRTVVVTGAAGGIGRATAERLLAEGARVVATDISAERLEALANETSEDHVDRLVTVVGDLGSAQTIDAILAAAGERVDALANVAGINDDFSAIHEVSDEMWTKVLAVNVGGLVALTRAVTTRMLETGGGAIVHVASEAGLRGSASGVAYTASKHAVIGITRSMAFMYAKQGIRTNAVAPGAVATGIPMQPEIAPFGSARLEEARGNIPSLATAEQLASSILYLLSEDASNINGAVLASDGGWSAV, from the coding sequence ATGAGCGATGCATCCACCCCCATCACCGCGAGCGCGACGATCGCGACATGGCTCGAGCACCCCCGCGGCGGCCCCGTGCTGCGTGCCTTCCTCGAGCGCACCGGCACCAGCCCGGACTCCCTCGGCCCCGCACTCGACATGCCGCTGCAGCAGCTCGTGCCGCTCAGCCGCGGGGAACTCCCCCAGAGCGCCGTCGACGACATGGTGCGTGCCGCGAACGACGGGGAGATCCCCGCGGACGCGACCGCGGGCGGCCGGGCGGACGGAGCCGGGCGGACCGACCGCTCGGATGCGCCCGCGGGGCGCTTCGCCGGTCGCACGGTCGTGGTCACCGGCGCCGCCGGCGGCATCGGCCGGGCCACGGCCGAACGCCTGCTCGCCGAGGGCGCGCGCGTGGTCGCGACGGACATCTCCGCCGAGCGCCTCGAGGCGCTCGCGAACGAGACCTCTGAGGACCACGTGGACCGGCTGGTCACGGTCGTCGGCGATCTCGGCTCCGCGCAGACGATCGACGCGATCCTCGCAGCGGCCGGCGAGCGCGTCGACGCGCTCGCGAACGTCGCCGGGATCAACGATGACTTCTCCGCGATCCACGAGGTCAGCGACGAGATGTGGACGAAGGTTCTCGCGGTGAACGTGGGCGGTCTCGTCGCCCTCACGCGGGCCGTCACCACCCGGATGCTCGAGACCGGGGGCGGTGCGATCGTGCACGTGGCGAGCGAGGCGGGGCTGCGCGGCTCGGCCTCGGGCGTCGCCTACACGGCATCGAAGCATGCGGTCATCGGGATCACCCGGTCGATGGCCTTCATGTACGCGAAGCAGGGGATCCGCACGAACGCCGTGGCGCCGGGCGCGGTCGCGACGGGCATCCCGATGCAGCCCGAGATCGCGCCCTTCGGCAGTGCCCGGCTCGAGGAGGCGCGCGGGAACATCCCGTCCCTCGCCACGGCCGAGCAGCTCGCCTCCTCGATCCTGTACCTGCTCTCCGAGGACGCCTCGAACATCAACGGCGCGGTGCTCGCCTCCGACGGGGGCTGGTCAGCGGTGTGA
- a CDS encoding hydroxyethylthiazole kinase: protein MRTDPHPREDHDVDDDAALGDDPDLRAVALVLAEVRRHPPLVHCLTATVSMGIVAAGLLAAGARPMMTETEAEAPVVTGAADALLVNLGTLSTDAMSGIPATVAASIAAGHPWVLDPTAIGRAPVRTPLARELVGLRPDVVRGNASEILALRGGTGGRGADASDGAESAHGSAREIVALTGGAVAVSGPVDWIVGAGAVMADGDRTPGIEVRRGHPLLTRVTGTGCLLGALTAACLVAVERSGPDVSPVGPSDLTGHAARAAHAATVWLDVAGECAARRAPRPGAFRTALLDALDEIGEHALETTTEDR from the coding sequence ATGAGAACTGATCCGCACCCTCGCGAAGACCACGACGTCGACGATGACGCCGCGCTCGGTGACGACCCGGACCTGCGCGCGGTCGCCCTGGTGCTCGCCGAGGTGCGCCGGCATCCGCCGCTCGTCCACTGCCTCACCGCGACGGTGTCGATGGGCATCGTGGCCGCCGGTCTGCTCGCCGCGGGCGCCCGCCCGATGATGACCGAGACCGAGGCCGAGGCGCCCGTGGTCACAGGGGCGGCCGACGCGCTGCTCGTGAACCTCGGGACCCTCAGCACCGATGCGATGTCGGGCATCCCCGCGACCGTGGCCGCGAGCATCGCGGCCGGTCACCCCTGGGTGCTCGATCCGACCGCGATCGGGCGCGCGCCCGTGCGCACGCCCCTCGCCCGCGAGCTCGTGGGCCTGCGGCCGGACGTGGTGCGCGGGAACGCCTCGGAGATCCTCGCGCTGCGCGGCGGGACCGGCGGACGCGGCGCCGACGCGAGCGACGGAGCCGAGAGCGCCCATGGTTCCGCCCGCGAGATCGTCGCACTCACCGGCGGAGCCGTGGCCGTCTCGGGGCCCGTCGACTGGATCGTCGGTGCGGGTGCAGTCATGGCCGATGGGGATCGCACACCAGGGATCGAGGTCCGACGCGGGCATCCCCTTCTCACGCGCGTCACCGGCACCGGCTGTCTGCTCGGGGCGCTCACCGCCGCGTGCCTCGTCGCGGTCGAGAGGAGCGGGCCTGACGTCTCACCCGTCGGGCCCTCGGACCTCACCGGCCACGCCGCCCGCGCCGCTCACGCCGCGACGGTGTGGCTCGACGTCGCGGGGGAGTGCGCAGCACGCCGCGCGCCGCGGCCCGGTGCCTTCCGCACCGCCCTGCTCGACGCCCTCGACGAGATCGGCGAGCACGCCCTGGAGACCACCACGGAGGACCGATGA